A DNA window from Candidatus Binataceae bacterium contains the following coding sequences:
- a CDS encoding DsbA family protein has product MAEVLETVRFYYDYKSPFTWLAFEPALDLERSHRVQIVFTPHGFDFRAFGGDLPQRTERDWFKVRYLYEDARRFARDRGIIIRGPQRLFDSRLALTSGIFAERNGRFREYSRLVFARFFAREIDLESVDALAAVISEIGLDAAEFRRFVNRDGPAALADALAQGERDHVFGVPMLIVAGEPFWGNDRIAWIVKKLDAMGLRR; this is encoded by the coding sequence ATGGCCGAAGTACTCGAAACCGTCAGGTTCTACTACGACTACAAGAGTCCTTTCACCTGGCTGGCCTTTGAGCCGGCGCTCGACCTTGAGCGAAGTCATCGCGTGCAAATCGTCTTCACGCCGCACGGCTTCGATTTTCGGGCTTTTGGCGGCGATTTGCCGCAGCGGACGGAACGCGATTGGTTCAAAGTCCGCTACCTCTACGAGGACGCCCGCCGTTTCGCTCGCGACCGCGGGATTATCATTCGCGGGCCGCAGAGGCTTTTCGACAGCCGCCTCGCGCTCACCAGCGGAATCTTCGCCGAGCGCAACGGACGCTTTCGCGAATACTCGCGGCTGGTCTTCGCGCGGTTTTTCGCGCGCGAGATCGATCTCGAAAGCGTCGATGCGCTCGCCGCGGTGATCAGTGAAATTGGTCTCGACGCCGCCGAGTTTCGCCGCTTCGTCAACCGCGATGGGCCGGCGGCGCTCGCCGACGCGCTGGCGCAGGGCGAGCGCGATCATGTTTTCGGCGTGCCGATGCTGATCGTCGCGGGCGAGCCATTCTGGGGCAACGATCGGATTGCGTGGATCGTCAAGAAACTCGACGCGATGGGCCTGCGCCGTTGA
- a CDS encoding AbrB/MazE/SpoVT family DNA-binding domain-containing protein, which translates to MTYRTRLSSKGQIVLPKPLRVARRWSPGTEFLLEEHGAGLLLKPGVSGSSDWASLIGAADYRGPRKSLKEMTEAINVEARKHR; encoded by the coding sequence ATGACTTATCGCACGCGACTGTCGAGCAAGGGACAGATCGTTTTGCCGAAACCGCTGCGTGTTGCCCGTCGATGGAGTCCCGGGACGGAATTCCTCCTCGAAGAACACGGCGCCGGCCTTTTGCTCAAGCCCGGCGTCTCAGGCTCATCCGATTGGGCGTCGCTGATCGGCGCCGCCGACTATCGCGGACCGCGCAAAAGCCTCAAGGAGATGACCGAGGCGATTAACGTCGAAGCGCGCAAACACCGGTGA
- a CDS encoding type II toxin-antitoxin system VapC family toxin — translation MIAVDTNVLVRIIVNDEPSQAARAAVFLRAQERVFIAKTVMLELEWVLRGAYRLARGTIAAALRRVLEFPNVEAEDPAAVTAALRWYDQGLDFADSLHVASAGHGCKFATFDGALRRRARRLRAITLADL, via the coding sequence GTGATTGCCGTCGATACTAATGTCCTGGTGCGCATCATCGTCAACGATGAACCATCGCAAGCGGCGCGCGCCGCGGTCTTCCTGCGTGCTCAGGAGCGCGTCTTTATAGCCAAAACCGTCATGCTCGAACTTGAATGGGTGCTGCGCGGCGCGTACCGCCTCGCCCGCGGGACTATCGCGGCCGCGCTCCGGCGGGTGCTTGAGTTTCCGAACGTAGAAGCCGAGGATCCCGCGGCCGTGACAGCGGCGCTGCGCTGGTACGACCAGGGACTGGATTTCGCCGACAGCCTGCACGTTGCCTCCGCCGGACATGGATGTAAGTTCGCAACCTTTGACGGCGCCTTGCGGCGGCGCGCCCGCCGCTTGCGCGCTATTACGCTGGCGGATCTTTGA
- a CDS encoding dCMP deaminase family protein codes for MTITRPSWDQYFMTITRQVAERSTCTRAKVGAVIVRDRSILATGYNGAPAGLPHCLDVGCLIYESRTPDGEIEQNCFRTIHAEINAITQAARNGVAIRDADIYVTHTPCIHCLKVLINTGIRSVFYEKPYKLHTIEELLTHARIKLISVQPEPPPDAPA; via the coding sequence ATGACTATTACACGACCATCCTGGGATCAATACTTCATGACGATTACGCGGCAGGTGGCCGAGCGCTCGACCTGCACGCGGGCGAAGGTCGGCGCGGTGATCGTGCGCGACCGCAGCATCCTCGCAACCGGCTACAATGGCGCGCCTGCCGGGCTGCCGCACTGCCTCGACGTCGGCTGCCTGATCTACGAATCGCGCACGCCCGACGGCGAGATTGAGCAGAACTGCTTCCGCACCATCCATGCCGAGATCAACGCGATCACGCAGGCGGCCCGCAATGGCGTCGCGATTCGCGACGCCGATATCTACGTCACTCACACCCCGTGCATCCATTGCCTGAAAGTTCTGATCAACACCGGCATCCGCAGCGTCTTTTACGAGAAGCCCTACAAGCTGCACACGATCGAGGAGTTGCTGACCCACGCGCGTATCAAGCTGATCAGTGTTCAGCCGGAGCCACCGCCCGATGCCCCAGCCTGA
- a CDS encoding HIT family protein — protein MPQPEGAARPCGICAIIDRLRAGSFPDLVAELPRSWMILGDAQFYRGYCVLFAKRHVVEPHLMPRGEAHELLDEMLAAGKAINAVTSPIKLNYECLGNQEPHVHWHIFPRSSADPMRLQPVWLRPESERKVTLEESDRRSLIAELRLELGRLLPAARWG, from the coding sequence ATGCCCCAGCCTGAGGGCGCCGCCCGCCCCTGCGGCATCTGCGCGATCATCGATCGGCTGCGCGCCGGCAGCTTTCCCGATCTCGTCGCCGAGCTGCCGAGGAGCTGGATGATCCTGGGAGACGCGCAGTTCTATCGCGGCTATTGCGTGCTCTTCGCCAAGCGCCACGTCGTCGAGCCTCATCTGATGCCGCGCGGCGAGGCCCACGAGCTGCTCGACGAGATGCTTGCGGCAGGCAAAGCAATCAACGCGGTCACGTCGCCCATCAAGCTCAATTACGAATGCCTCGGCAATCAGGAGCCGCACGTGCACTGGCACATTTTTCCGCGTTCCTCCGCCGATCCGATGCGGCTGCAACCGGTCTGGCTGCGCCCTGAGAGTGAACGTAAAGTAACACTTGAAGAATCGGATCGACGCTCGCTGATTGCCGAATTGCGCTTGGAACTCGGCCGTCTGCTGCCGGCAGCGCGATGGGGTTGA
- a CDS encoding AAA family ATPase, whose translation MSEATAKLSAIRDELNQFFLERAELIDGALCALLATHHVLLIGPPGTAKSMLADELCRRIEGANYFQWLLTKFSTPEEIFGAVSLKSLEQDDYRRVTDHKLPEAHIAFLDEIFKANSSILNALLAVINERIFHNGRERVVVPLVTMFGASNELPDEEELTALFDRFMMRFTVDYIVEDFRFLKMLEGTGPARRTILTFEELNELRADVAAVQIPGGILRALAELRRILATSQIVASDRRWRNTLAIMRAHALLLSRTQVSDDDLAFLEHVLWKDPEEIPKVRDAIRRLVKGFEDEARELLIQGQELREYAARAWESDELRKRAVIEAHSKLANILVKFENLIRDAAEGGRTTESLEAMRATVKGIQQSMLRAAV comes from the coding sequence ATGTCAGAAGCAACCGCCAAACTTTCCGCCATCCGCGACGAACTCAATCAGTTTTTTCTCGAGCGCGCCGAATTGATCGACGGAGCATTGTGCGCGCTGCTCGCAACTCATCACGTCTTGCTGATCGGGCCGCCCGGTACGGCCAAATCGATGCTCGCGGACGAACTCTGCCGCCGTATCGAGGGCGCCAATTATTTTCAATGGCTGTTGACGAAATTCAGCACGCCGGAAGAGATTTTCGGCGCGGTCAGCCTCAAAAGCCTCGAGCAGGACGACTACCGCCGCGTCACCGATCACAAACTGCCTGAGGCGCACATCGCCTTCCTCGATGAGATCTTCAAGGCCAACTCCTCGATCCTCAACGCCCTGCTGGCCGTAATCAACGAACGCATTTTTCACAACGGCCGCGAAAGAGTTGTCGTCCCCCTTGTAACGATGTTCGGGGCGTCGAACGAGCTGCCCGACGAGGAAGAGCTGACGGCGCTCTTCGATCGCTTCATGATGCGCTTTACGGTCGATTACATCGTCGAGGATTTCCGTTTTCTGAAGATGCTCGAAGGAACAGGTCCGGCGCGCCGGACGATCCTCACCTTCGAGGAGCTGAACGAACTGCGCGCGGACGTTGCTGCGGTGCAGATCCCCGGTGGGATCCTGCGCGCGCTGGCGGAGCTGCGCCGGATCCTCGCGACGAGCCAGATCGTCGCCTCCGACCGGCGCTGGCGTAACACGCTCGCGATCATGCGCGCGCACGCGCTGCTGCTGAGCCGCACCCAGGTGAGCGACGACGATCTCGCCTTTCTCGAGCACGTGTTGTGGAAGGATCCCGAAGAGATTCCCAAGGTCCGCGACGCGATCCGCCGCCTCGTCAAGGGCTTCGAGGATGAGGCCCGCGAACTGCTGATCCAGGGTCAGGAGTTGCGCGAATATGCCGCGCGGGCGTGGGAGAGCGATGAGCTGCGCAAGCGCGCGGTAATCGAGGCGCACAGCAAACTCGCCAACATCCTCGTCAAATTCGAAAACCTGATCCGCGACGCTGCCGAGGGCGGACGCACCACGGAAAGCCTCGAAGCGATGCGGGCGACGGTCAAGGGCATCCAGCAATCGATGCTGCGAGCGGCGGTCTAG
- the recO gene encoding DNA repair protein RecO, with the protein MPAEESSPAIVLRARDYSESDRIVTLLTRDFGKLGGIAKGAKASRRRFERKLEPFSCVTLFFRRRPLGQLVFITRAEPGPMPQPVLEDDLRKIALGSYMVELADALTREEADAAAAYNVLAAGLAVLGRGPATAALRSAYDMKMLRAAGFGLEFDNCRICRSRVGIDAAAAYFVISRGGIVCMRCRSEAPQGAVRLDASGVLALSKLGGVELGEAADLPSAGAAAGRVLTQFLGDLLDRKLRSVEFLDSVL; encoded by the coding sequence ATGCCGGCCGAAGAATCCAGTCCTGCGATCGTGCTGCGCGCGCGCGACTACTCGGAATCCGATCGCATCGTGACGTTGCTGACGCGGGACTTCGGCAAACTCGGCGGCATCGCGAAGGGCGCGAAGGCCTCGCGCCGCCGCTTCGAGCGTAAACTCGAGCCTTTTTCGTGCGTGACGCTGTTCTTTCGGCGTCGCCCCCTCGGCCAACTGGTCTTTATCACCCGCGCGGAGCCCGGACCGATGCCGCAGCCGGTCCTCGAGGACGATCTCAGAAAAATCGCGCTTGGCAGCTACATGGTTGAACTTGCCGACGCGCTGACGCGCGAGGAAGCCGACGCCGCGGCGGCATACAACGTCCTCGCGGCGGGCCTCGCGGTCCTCGGACGTGGACCGGCGACGGCCGCGCTGCGCTCAGCTTATGACATGAAGATGCTGCGTGCGGCGGGGTTCGGCCTCGAATTCGACAATTGCCGCATCTGCCGAAGCCGCGTCGGTATCGACGCTGCCGCGGCGTATTTCGTCATCTCGCGCGGCGGCATCGTCTGTATGCGATGCCGTTCGGAAGCGCCCCAGGGCGCCGTCCGACTCGATGCGTCTGGGGTCTTGGCCTTGTCGAAGCTCGGCGGCGTCGAACTCGGCGAGGCGGCTGACCTCCCCTCGGCCGGCGCCGCGGCGGGCCGCGTGCTCACGCAGTTCCTGGGCGACCTGCTCGATCGCAAGCTGCGCTCGGTGGAGTTTCTCGATTCGGTCCTTTAG
- a CDS encoding acyl-CoA dehydrogenase family protein: protein MDFNYSAEDETFRAEFRAWLAVNREYATPAREPLADELEGDWDARVSWHRRLHQGGWMGIHWPREYGGRGATLLQNVIYQQELERAGAAMPFTGFGISLLGPTLIHWGTDEQKRRHLPKILGGEEFWCQGYSEPNSGSDLASLQTRAVEDGDYFVVNGAKIWTSAAQHADWIFLLVRTDPAAPKHKGISYLLVDMKTPGIVVRPLVQMTGARGFNQVFFEDVRVPRKNLVGEKNQGWQVAITTLMFERSMGHDRGLLQQIRELATLAQGIPRNGASAWDDAEVRQRLAKLEAEGEAIKYTGFRQLTRQLKGLPPGAESSMLKLCGTELALKIALFAMELLGPYSQLEPNSAHALDAGKWSQRMLAARGPTIYTGTNQIQRNIIGERVLGLPKG from the coding sequence ATGGACTTCAACTACAGCGCCGAGGATGAAACTTTCCGAGCCGAGTTTCGCGCCTGGCTCGCAGTCAACCGGGAATATGCGACGCCGGCGCGCGAGCCGCTGGCCGACGAACTCGAGGGCGACTGGGACGCGCGCGTAAGCTGGCATCGCCGGCTCCATCAGGGCGGCTGGATGGGAATCCATTGGCCGCGGGAATACGGCGGACGCGGCGCGACTCTCTTGCAAAATGTCATTTACCAACAGGAGCTGGAGCGAGCCGGCGCGGCGATGCCCTTCACCGGCTTCGGCATCTCACTGCTTGGACCGACCCTGATTCACTGGGGCACCGACGAGCAGAAACGCCGTCATCTGCCGAAAATCCTCGGCGGCGAGGAATTCTGGTGCCAAGGTTACTCGGAACCCAACTCGGGCTCTGACTTGGCGTCGCTGCAAACCCGCGCGGTCGAGGACGGCGATTATTTCGTGGTCAACGGCGCAAAAATCTGGACCTCGGCGGCACAGCACGCCGATTGGATTTTTCTGCTCGTCCGCACCGATCCGGCCGCGCCCAAGCACAAGGGGATAAGCTATCTGCTGGTCGATATGAAGACACCCGGCATCGTCGTGCGGCCACTCGTGCAGATGACCGGAGCGCGCGGTTTCAACCAGGTCTTTTTCGAAGATGTGCGCGTGCCGCGCAAGAACCTCGTGGGCGAAAAAAATCAGGGATGGCAGGTGGCCATCACCACTCTGATGTTCGAGCGATCGATGGGCCATGATCGCGGCCTGCTGCAACAGATTCGCGAACTCGCGACGCTCGCGCAGGGGATTCCGCGCAACGGCGCGTCGGCGTGGGACGACGCCGAGGTGCGCCAGCGCCTCGCGAAACTCGAAGCCGAGGGCGAGGCGATCAAGTACACGGGCTTCAGGCAGTTGACGCGCCAGCTCAAGGGACTGCCGCCGGGCGCGGAGAGCTCGATGCTCAAGTTGTGCGGGACCGAGTTGGCGTTGAAAATCGCGCTATTCGCGATGGAGTTGCTGGGTCCGTATAGCCAGCTCGAGCCGAACTCCGCCCATGCGCTTGATGCGGGCAAATGGTCGCAGCGGATGCTCGCCGCGCGCGGCCCGACAATCTATACCGGGACCAACCAGATTCAGCGCAATATCATCGGCGAACGCGTTCTCGGCCTGCCCAAAGGTTAA
- a CDS encoding NUDIX domain-containing protein, with product MPPTCKKARTPTPVKSKQPLEVRRELSAGGLIWRRADDGTVEVVLVRPAGKGTWVLPKGHVEAGETLLDAALREANEETGLKVVADGPLGQVAYLYSWRTHPSDRAVRIFKRVHFYLMRPVGGDPSAHDHEIEEVVWRPIDAAFSRASHKSERNLIAKAKKILLPAPSPRAARN from the coding sequence ATGCCACCAACTTGCAAGAAGGCCCGCACCCCGACGCCCGTCAAAAGCAAGCAACCGCTTGAGGTGCGGCGCGAGCTGTCAGCGGGCGGGCTCATCTGGCGGCGCGCCGACGACGGTACGGTCGAGGTGGTGTTAGTCCGCCCGGCCGGCAAAGGAACCTGGGTGCTGCCCAAGGGCCACGTCGAAGCCGGGGAGACACTGCTGGATGCAGCGCTGCGCGAAGCCAACGAAGAGACTGGGCTCAAGGTCGTTGCCGATGGACCCCTCGGTCAGGTCGCCTACCTCTATTCATGGCGGACCCATCCGTCGGATCGCGCCGTGCGCATCTTCAAGCGCGTGCACTTCTACCTGATGCGACCCGTTGGCGGCGATCCGTCGGCGCATGACCACGAAATCGAAGAAGTCGTCTGGCGGCCCATCGACGCCGCGTTCAGCCGCGCCAGTCACAAGAGCGAACGCAACCTGATCGCGAAGGCAAAAAAAATCCTGCTACCTGCGCCGAGCCCGCGCGCCGCGCGGAACTGA